Proteins encoded together in one Nitrospirota bacterium window:
- the hemL gene encoding glutamate-1-semialdehyde 2,1-aminomutase, whose product MSYQKSQNLFTRAQSLIPGGVNSPVRAFRSVGRTPPFILRAKGCRLYDVDGHSYIDYVGSWGPMIVGHAHQQVVNAIKREANHGTSYGAPTPLEVRLAEMIVAAVPSIEMVRLVSSGTEAVMSAIRLARAATKRDAIIKFDGGYHGHADSLLVKAGSGVATFGLPDSPGVPADLAKHTLTASYNDLSDVRRLFDANSGAVAAVIVEPIAGNMGVVPPAPGFLQGLRELTRERGALLIFDEVISGFRASYGGAQSLYGVVPDLTCLGKIIGGGLPVGAYGGRRDLMEMIAPAGPVYQAGTLSGNPLAVSAGIATLKLLQKPKVYEVLEARSAALADGLAETAKSAGVSVQINRAGSVLTVFFTATPVRDYATAKTADTTRFARFFSAMLDAGVYLPPSQFEAWFVSLAHTEREIERTLKAARPAFAEIAT is encoded by the coding sequence ATGAGCTACCAAAAATCACAGAACCTGTTCACCCGCGCCCAGAGCTTGATCCCCGGAGGCGTGAACAGCCCGGTGCGGGCGTTTCGTTCCGTGGGACGCACGCCGCCGTTCATCCTCCGCGCCAAAGGCTGCCGGTTGTACGACGTGGACGGGCATTCGTATATCGACTATGTCGGCTCGTGGGGGCCCATGATCGTGGGGCACGCGCACCAGCAGGTGGTCAACGCCATCAAACGCGAGGCCAATCACGGTACGAGTTACGGCGCGCCCACTCCATTGGAGGTCCGGCTCGCCGAGATGATCGTAGCCGCGGTGCCGTCCATCGAAATGGTCCGGCTCGTGAGTTCAGGGACCGAAGCGGTAATGAGTGCGATCCGGCTCGCGCGAGCGGCGACCAAGCGCGACGCCATCATCAAGTTCGACGGCGGGTACCACGGCCACGCCGACAGCCTCTTGGTCAAAGCCGGCTCCGGCGTGGCGACGTTCGGGTTGCCCGACAGCCCGGGCGTGCCGGCCGACCTCGCCAAACACACCCTCACCGCTTCGTACAACGATTTGAGCGACGTGCGTCGACTGTTCGACGCGAATTCCGGCGCCGTCGCAGCCGTCATCGTGGAACCGATCGCGGGCAACATGGGCGTGGTTCCTCCTGCACCAGGATTTCTACAGGGGCTGCGGGAGCTAACGCGCGAACGCGGGGCACTGCTGATTTTCGATGAAGTGATCAGCGGGTTTCGCGCGTCCTACGGCGGAGCCCAGTCACTCTATGGCGTTGTCCCCGACCTGACATGTCTGGGGAAAATCATCGGCGGGGGGCTGCCGGTGGGCGCGTATGGCGGGCGGCGCGACTTGATGGAGATGATCGCGCCGGCCGGGCCCGTCTACCAGGCGGGGACGCTTTCCGGCAACCCGTTGGCGGTGAGCGCGGGCATCGCGACCCTCAAACTCCTTCAAAAACCCAAGGTCTACGAGGTCTTGGAGGCGCGCAGCGCCGCGCTCGCTGACGGCCTCGCGGAGACCGCAAAATCTGCCGGCGTCTCGGTACAGATCAACCGCGCGGGGTCGGTACTCACCGTGTTCTTCACCGCTACCCCGGTTCGCGACTACGCCACGGCCAAGACCGCGGATACCACGCGATTCGCCCGCTTCTTCTCCGCCATGCTCGACGCGGGCGTATATCTGCCTCCCTCGCAGTTCGAAGCGTGGTTCGTCTCCCTCGCGCACACGGAGAGGGAAATCGAACGGACGCTCAAGGCCGCACGCCCCGCGTTCGCCGAGATCGCGACGTAA
- a CDS encoding ATP-binding protein, whose product MTLAKRQRRPGASGRLRIGDDWNAITIIALSQSNPLKAVAEFVENSIDARAGRVTITRGRDHGEHYLAISDDGDGIPRDEQGLPDFRYVATHICDSIKRRLKAQGAQGIQGEFGIGLLSFWTVGEELALTSTSADGRAHQMRMRKGDPNYTVMPRHTLFPHKGTELKIKPLLPGIRQFSGEKIQWYLASELRDRIRQSGVKVTIIDRQARREYQVEPRRFSGRLLHELPRPAIPRGEVYLELYLSVPDPENRVGLYRSGTRVLADIAELDAFRGAPWNAGFLQGIVDAPTLNLTPGTRSGIIQDAEYEAFCSALAPVAARVSELIEEQRRAEEERASRDVLRTIQRAFQEALMALPAEEYDWFDVGTRNAAGPRRPPDVVEGAVITEEVDDVAVGDATTGDGQKQFFEYAGPLFSVRIAPTSCVLPVNQSRTLRAVARDRARRSVEENLSCRWTIAEGQGRIENADGEIVTFHAPADPGLTRLQVAVTQGEVVCTAEGLVTVTEQLVPETKEPASTKQGLPGYTFQRAPGELWRSRYDALQNVIVINNGHRDFVYCARSRALKLRYIARLFAKELVLKNFPGHSPQQLLERMIELSLYTEENLK is encoded by the coding sequence GTGACCCTAGCAAAACGGCAGAGGCGCCCGGGGGCCTCCGGGCGGCTCCGGATCGGCGACGACTGGAACGCCATCACCATCATCGCGCTGTCTCAGAGCAACCCCTTGAAGGCGGTAGCCGAGTTCGTCGAGAACAGCATCGACGCCCGCGCCGGGCGCGTCACCATCACGCGCGGCCGGGATCACGGCGAGCACTATCTTGCGATCAGCGACGACGGCGACGGCATTCCGCGCGACGAGCAGGGGCTGCCCGACTTCCGCTACGTGGCGACGCACATCTGTGACTCGATCAAACGCCGGCTCAAGGCCCAGGGCGCGCAAGGCATCCAGGGCGAGTTCGGTATCGGGCTCTTGAGCTTCTGGACGGTGGGCGAGGAGCTGGCGCTAACCTCGACCAGCGCGGACGGAAGGGCCCACCAAATGCGCATGCGCAAGGGCGATCCGAATTACACGGTGATGCCGCGGCACACGCTCTTTCCGCACAAGGGCACGGAGCTCAAGATCAAGCCGCTGCTGCCCGGCATCCGCCAGTTCAGCGGGGAGAAGATCCAGTGGTATCTCGCCTCGGAACTGCGAGACCGCATCCGCCAGTCGGGCGTGAAGGTCACGATCATCGACCGCCAGGCGCGCCGCGAGTACCAGGTCGAGCCGCGGCGCTTCTCCGGCCGGTTGCTGCACGAACTGCCGCGCCCTGCGATCCCGCGCGGCGAGGTGTACCTTGAGCTGTACCTCTCCGTGCCGGACCCTGAGAACCGCGTGGGGCTGTATCGCTCCGGCACGCGCGTGCTGGCGGACATCGCGGAGCTCGATGCGTTCCGCGGCGCGCCGTGGAACGCAGGGTTCCTTCAGGGCATCGTGGATGCGCCGACGCTCAATCTCACGCCGGGCACGCGCAGCGGCATCATCCAGGACGCCGAATACGAGGCGTTCTGCTCGGCGTTGGCGCCGGTCGCGGCGCGGGTGTCGGAGCTCATCGAGGAACAACGCCGCGCGGAAGAGGAACGCGCCAGCCGCGACGTGCTGCGCACCATCCAGCGTGCGTTCCAGGAGGCGTTGATGGCCTTGCCGGCGGAGGAATACGACTGGTTCGACGTCGGGACGCGGAACGCGGCGGGCCCCCGTCGCCCGCCCGACGTGGTAGAAGGCGCCGTGATCACAGAGGAGGTCGACGATGTCGCGGTCGGCGACGCCACGACGGGGGACGGACAAAAGCAGTTCTTCGAATACGCCGGCCCGCTCTTCAGCGTGCGGATCGCGCCGACCTCCTGCGTGCTGCCCGTGAACCAATCGCGCACGCTGCGCGCAGTGGCGCGCGACCGCGCTCGCAGATCGGTCGAGGAGAATCTCTCGTGCCGCTGGACGATCGCCGAAGGCCAGGGGCGCATCGAGAACGCCGATGGCGAGATCGTCACGTTTCACGCCCCGGCGGACCCTGGACTGACCCGCCTGCAGGTCGCGGTGACTCAGGGCGAGGTCGTCTGCACGGCCGAGGGATTGGTCACGGTCACGGAGCAGCTCGTACCCGAAACCAAGGAGCCGGCCTCGACCAAACAGGGGCTCCCGGGCTACACCTTCCAGCGCGCGCCGGGCGAGCTGTGGCGTTCGCGCTACGACGCCCTGCAGAACGTCATTGTCATCAACAACGGCCACCGCGACTTCGTGTACTGCGCGCGCTCGCGCGCGCTGAAGCTCCGATACATCGCCCGGCTTTTCGCCAAGGAACTGGTCCTGAAGAACTTCCCCGGCCACTCCCCCCAGCAGTTGCTGGAGCGTATGATCGAGCTGTCGCTCTATACCGAGGAGAATCTCAAATAG